AGGCAGTCGACAGCCCGGCGTTCAAACTCATTTTTGATACCGGCAACAACAGCCTGCATGATAACAACACTGCTGTGACCTGGGATTACTATCTGGCCTGTCGTACCCATATTGATCATGTCCACATCAAAGCGGCCAAACCGGGTCCGGATGCTGAGGTTTATGTTGCCTGTCATGTAGATGAGGATGATCTTCAGGAACGAATTCTAAAGGACCTGGAGGCGACGGGATACGACGGGTGGTTGTCGATTGAGCCACACATCATGGCGGCTGTTCACGCTGGTCAGGATATAGACAATTCTGGAGAAGCACGCCGCGTGTGGGTCGACTACGCAAAGCGCCTTGAGCAATTAGCACTTCCCATTATTTCGAAATGAACACGCAAATATTTGATTCAAAAAAAGAAATGGGATCTGCCGCAGCTGCAGCCGGTGCTAGTCGGTTGAAAACAGTGTTGAGCGAAAAAGGATCCGCTTCCATAATTGTCGCTACCGGAGCATCGCAGTTTGAATTATTGGAGAGCTTTCGGGTTCAGGACCTGGATTGGCCGTCGATTATCGGGTTTCATCTCGATGAGTATATTGGTATGCCCATCCGGCATGGTGCTTCGTTTCGCAAATATCTTTGGGAGCGCTTTGTCAGCAAGGTTTCATTGCCCATGAAAACCTTTCACTTTCTAAACGGTGAAGGCGACGCACGGGCGGAGTGCAATCGCGTGGGGGACCTCATTTCGCAAACGACTATCGATGTCGCGTTTGTCGGGATTGGAGAAAATGGGCACCTGGCCTTTAATGATCCACCTGCCGATTTCGAAACAACTGTGCCGTATCTTGTGGTTGATCTTGATGACGACTGTCGCAAACAACAACTCGGCGAAGGTTGGTTTCCCGATTTTGAATCCGTACCCAAGCAGGCGATTTCGATGTCGATCCAACAAATCCTCAAGAGCAAAACGATTATTTGCACAGTTCCGGATGAACGAAAAGCCCAAGCTGTGAAAAATGCGCTTCAAGGCCCCGTCACTCCGGATGTGCCGGCTTCGATTCTTCAAACGCATCCTGATTGCCATTTTTTCCTGGATACTGCGGCGGCCTCTTTGTTGTGAAGCACTTTGACCTTCAGGTGAATGGTTATGCTGGAACAGATTTCTGTTCCATGGATTTAACCGCTGAGCAGCTCAACTCGGCTTGTTTAGCTTTGGAGGCTGATGGCGGTGATTGTATCTTGGCGACAGTCATCACCGATTCCCTCGAAAAACTGCGGGTTAAACTAGCCAATCTCGTTCATCTCAGGGAGCAGGATCCCTTGGCTAAAAAGATAATCGCGGGTATCCACATCGAAGGACCTTTTCTAAATCCCGCTCCAGGGTTTATTGGTGCTCATCCCGCAGAGGCTGTTAAGCTGGCGAACGTCGACGACACCAAACGCCTTTTGGAAGCGGCTGGTGGATTGACTCGGATCGTGACCTTGGCACCGGAGATGGATCCGTATCATCAAACGACCCGCTTTTTGGCTGAACAAAACATCGTGGTATCTGCGGGTCATACGAATGCCAGCCTCGATCAGCTTCACGGTTCCATCGACAGTGGTCTCACTATGGCCACCCATTTGGGAAACGGTTGTCCGACTGTCCTTCCTCGTCATGACAATATCATCCAACGCATTTTATCATTGAGGGAGCATTTGTGGGTCGGGTTCATTCCTGATGGTTTTCACATAGACTTTTTCGCGTTAAGAAACTACCTAGATTTTGTGGGTATCAATCGAGCCTTCATGGTTACGGATGCCATAACGGCAGCTCGCCTCGGGCCTGGGGTCTATGATTTATCCGGGGCGATAGTCGAAGTCGATGAGATGGGTATTGCCCGTCGACCGGGTTCCCCAAACTTGTCAGGTTCGACCTTAACGATGTCTCGTCTCCGACTCAATCTGAAGGACCACCTTGACCTGAGTGATTCAGAGATTGAAAAACTCGTGGATCTAAATCCACGGAAAGCGTTGGGTATGGCTGATTGATGTCTGTTGTTTCATTATCGCCTAACTTGAGGGTTTAGAATCACTGTGTAAGAACAAATTTATTCGCGATCTTCCCTGGCAACGCCAAGCCCCAGCTTGGCAATGTAATGTAAAGTCGCGAACAAATTTACTTCTACAAAATAGTGTCCGATTCGTCCATTGTAGGCGTTAGCTTTCCGCCCTGAGTTTATCAAGGTGGATGACGGTTTTTTTATTCGCTGTCTTCCACTAGGTGGGGTTTCGAAGAGATGCTTCGTAAATGTCGTCGATCAAACAGAGATCGCCAAGAACTTCTGCCAGTGGATCTTGCTCCACACCACTAAAACCCAGGTGCAGATGTCTGCGCCAGCCTTCTGCAAATGCGAATTGTCCAGACAGCGTACCTACTTCTTTGGAGAGCTCGTCCATCGTTGCCAAGTAAGAATCCATGCCTTGAGTAATATCGAGGAAATCCTTTTGGCTTTTGTGAGCTGCAAGTGCTTCACGCTTTTTAGAATGCACAGTTGATGTATCCACATATTGACCGGCGCGGACTCTTTGCCGCATTGGTGTCTGCAGACCATGAGGCATTGCATGGTAGATGGTTACATCAGTAGAAACAGCCGGTTGGAGAGGCAATGTTTCGTAATTCGTCATGCCTTTGACGAACGCTGCTGATACGACGAGACGCGCCGTGTTCTCATGATCATACATATAGTCACTGAGTGCATGCGTGAGAATAATACTTGGATTGGCTTTGCGAATTACGGCCCCAATTTTCTTGATCGTTTCCAGATCGTAGAGAATTTGCAGGTCATTTGAACCCGGATCATGGAAAGTGGCTCCCAGGATCTTGGCCGCGTCCCTC
This portion of the Verrucomicrobiota bacterium genome encodes:
- a CDS encoding glucosamine-6-phosphate deaminase, with translation MNTQIFDSKKEMGSAAAAAGASRLKTVLSEKGSASIIVATGASQFELLESFRVQDLDWPSIIGFHLDEYIGMPIRHGASFRKYLWERFVSKVSLPMKTFHFLNGEGDARAECNRVGDLISQTTIDVAFVGIGENGHLAFNDPPADFETTVPYLVVDLDDDCRKQQLGEGWFPDFESVPKQAISMSIQQILKSKTIICTVPDERKAQAVKNALQGPVTPDVPASILQTHPDCHFFLDTAAASLL
- a CDS encoding PIG-L family deacetylase, which codes for MADNKSALAVFAHPDDIEFVAAGTLLLLKEKGWDIHYFNLSGGDLGSLEHKREETRAIRTQEGRDAAKILGATFHDPGSNDLQILYDLETIKKIGAVIRKANPSIILTHALSDYMYDHENTARLVVSAAFVKGMTNYETLPLQPAVSTDVTIYHAMPHGLQTPMRQRVRAGQYVDTSTVHSKKREALAAHKSQKDFLDITQGMDSYLATMDELSKEVGTLSGQFAFAEGWRRHLHLGFSGVEQDPLAEVLGDLCLIDDIYEASLRNPT
- a CDS encoding N-acetylglucosamine-6-phosphate deacetylase, giving the protein MDLTAEQLNSACLALEADGGDCILATVITDSLEKLRVKLANLVHLREQDPLAKKIIAGIHIEGPFLNPAPGFIGAHPAEAVKLANVDDTKRLLEAAGGLTRIVTLAPEMDPYHQTTRFLAEQNIVVSAGHTNASLDQLHGSIDSGLTMATHLGNGCPTVLPRHDNIIQRILSLREHLWVGFIPDGFHIDFFALRNYLDFVGINRAFMVTDAITAARLGPGVYDLSGAIVEVDEMGIARRPGSPNLSGSTLTMSRLRLNLKDHLDLSDSEIEKLVDLNPRKALGMAD